ACTACTGGGGTCACAGACCCAGAGTTCGGCCCAGTGGCCCCACGACTAGAGTGATTTCTCCATCTTTTAGCATGAGGAACAGGCACTGAGAAGCCACCCCAGATTAATCAGCAAAGCCCAGACCTGTGTCTGGTGTCTCTGGTGCTGGAGCCAGTAAGGACAGCGGTGTGATGGCGTCCAAGGGGTCACAGAGGCTTTGAGAGCCCAGGGGAGGAGAGGTTGGTGAAGGACCAGGCCTGTGTGCTATGATTGGGTATGCAGGCACAGGGCCTGACCACAGTGTGCATGGACCTCTGTTGTGGCTGCCTGTAGCTCTGTCCTCGTCAGCGCCCATCTTTGGTGGGGTCTGAGGATGCTGTGAGGCCTTTGTCATGGGGCAGTATGGGGGAGTGTgggctgtgtgtctgtgtgcctcTGAGTAGACTTCTGGAGATTTGGGGATTTAACCTGCATGGCTGTGAGCATGAGAATGAGAATGCGCCTCTCCGTGGCCATCTTTACAGTGGAAAGTCTTTGGTCTCCATCAAGACAGTGTGACTATGTGGTTTGTTACCGTGTTTTGTGATGGGCTACGAGTTCTGGTTGTGGATCCAcagcgatggcacagtggggagagtatttgtcttgcatgtggccaacgccAGTTCAATCACTAGCATCCTGGATAGTCCTCCAagctcgccaggagtgatctctgagtgcagagtcaggaataagccctgaataacaTCTGGTgtgccccaaaggaaaaaaaaaatagaaaggaaggaagaaagttttGGTTGCATCTGTCTTGGGTTTCTTGTGGCTGTGCCACCCTGTGCTTCCATAGTTGTCAAATGTGAGTTTGGGCCTGTCCCTCATGGTGCTAAGTCTCCATAGAACACTGTGGTCAGGGGCCAGTGGGTCCCTAAGCGCTAAGTGAACATAGGCCTCAAATGGGCCCAACTCCCAGGGCGCAGAAGGCAGATCATGATGCCCCTGCTCCCCCACTCTCTGGGGGTTCTCTGAGGCCGACCCGCAGGGCACAGTTTTGTGTGGGCCTATATGTGTCCACAATCCACTTCTTTCCTCCAAGCCAGCCAGCTGCCCTCTGAGCTGAGAGAGTTAACATAACGGGCCAGGGCGGTCTGGGCTGGGGGCCGCCCCCTGGCCCCCCTCCAGCCCCAGCTCCAGTTACAGCTGCTGGTTGGGGAGGGCAAAGCTGgggtggggctgggaggggagcCCGCGGGGGGCGGGGCATCCAGCCCTGGGCCAGGGGGTCCAAAGTGCTTGGCCAGGGGCACAGCGGACTTTTGGGGGGCCTGCTTCTTTCAGCAGGGGACAACTTGATTGGGGTGAGCGTCCCCTGCCCCCTGCTTGCGTGGCTGGGCCGCCTATTTTGGGAGCAGGAGTTGTTGCCGCCCCATGGCTTCCTAGGCTGGCCAGACCCAGGAGGAAGAGACCCTGTGGGATATAGATAGCAGGGCTCTCTCTGGGTGGGAATGAGGgtgccacttctctgctcctgtGGCTGTGTGTGCGCCTTGGTGTGGATTTGGGGCACGCACCAGTGTAGGCCCGATTTCAACACTGGGGGTACCGGAAGCTCAGAGAAGTGGCTGAGGCCAACTAACTCCAAACCAAAACTAGAAATTTGGGTGTTGTCTCCCTCCCAGTCCCACATCATGGTTTTGTGTGTATGTCTATCAGTCTGTGTGTATATtcttgtgtgtctctgtgtttctgtgtgtctttGAGTGTCTGTGTGCGTGTTTGTATATGCATGTGTCTGTTTCTGTATGCATCTGTATTAtgtctgtgtgtttgtatatgtgtctctgtgtgtttctgtgtgtctctggaTGTCCggtgtctctgtgtgtctatctctgtGTGTTACTGTGTGTTTTCCtgtttgtctttgtctctgtgtttgtATCTCTGTGCGTGtctgtgtgtatatttgtgtgtctctctgtgcACGTCTATGCGTGTCACTGTGGTGTcattgtgtgtctgtgtttctgtgtgtctacaagtgtctctgtgtgtttgtgtatgagtCTGTCTGTTTCTATGTGTGTCTGAgtatgtctgtgtctctgtgtgttacTGTGTGCCTGAGtgtttttctgtgtctctgtgtctctgtgcttGTATCTcaatgtgtatgtctgtgtgtgtgtatttgagtgTCTCTCTGTGCGTGTTTGTGTGCATCTGTGTTAAGTGTCCTCACACTTCTGCCCTACTGGCTTGAGTCTTATGTCACCCCTTGGCAAAAGATGTCTCCCAGCAAAGGGTGGAGGGatgcttgtcttttttcttctggcaCAGAGGACAGAAAGGGGGTGTCCTTTGCGGGGGAGAGGTTGCTGTGGGGCTCTAGCAGCCAGGCCTGGCCCACAGGGTTGTGTGTGACCCCCGAGGGGGGAGGAAAGCTGTTTCCATGGTGGCCTGTGCGAGGCAAATTCCTCCGGGGTGAAGTGGGAGATATTTATACCCAGGGTCAGGCGAGAGCGGGCCGGCTGCCGAGGGCAGGGAAGCTGGGCTGTTTGCACGCAGGGAGGCCGGGACTGTGGCTGGCGTGTGGGCAGGTGGGCCCGGGGCGTGTCTTGCCATCTGTCCTGGTGGGCTGCCAACCTGTCTACTCTTCTGGGTGGGCTCAGGCATCTGCTCTTTTGCAAGGTAGGGGTGGGGAATCTGGAGTCCCATTTTGGGAGGCTGAGGCCCACAAACTGCGTTTCCCTTGCCCTCGCTGTGCTGGGTTTTTTCTGTGACCTTCTTTCCATGCAGTGTGGCTTGTTTGGCTGCCACTGTGACCCCATGGTGGCCACTCTAGAGCTTTGGGAATTAAGTCTCTGGATTTAACTGCTTGGGTACAGGTTCGCCTCATTGGGGGGAAAGGGTCCATGTTCTCTGATCTTTGGTATTATTCCCCAGGACAATGGCATCGCTTGGCCACATCTTGGTTCTCTGTGTGGGTGTCATCAGCTTGGCCTATGCAGGTGAGTTTGGGGAGACAGCTCCACAGTGCTCTCCTCAGTCCAGGGAGGGGGCCCGGAGAAGCAAGCTGGAGTTAGTTGGGGCACAGGAAAACGAGTCTCAAAGGAGTCAGATATAGGCCGAGAGGTGGTCTTGGGTTAGACAAAGGTGGAGAGGGTGGGCTGCTATAGGCAGCATCATAATACCCCCCCTCCACCAGCAAGCATGAGGCCAGAGAGCAGGCAGCCTGCTCAGGGTCCAACAGACCCTGGCTGTGTCCAGGAAGCCAGGGATCTGGAGGGTCTGTTTTATGTCACACCTGGTCCAGGACCCAGGGAAGCACCAGACAtctgacttctctctctctcttttcagaaGCTCCCAAGGAACATGACCCGTTCACATATGGTGAGGCAGAGACAGGCATCTGCCTTGGGAAGTTGGGGGGCCGAGTCTGCCTGTCCTCATTTCTCCCTTTAGTTCTTTACTTCCTAGTCTGTACTTGCCTCTGCTGATCTCTTCCTCTAAGTTTGCCTCTCAGACTCATTTCTTTCcaattcttttctcctttcacctCTCTCAGTAATTTCTTtaacttgtttgtttgggggtggggggagtggcaCACCTAATGGTGTTCTGGACAGTGAGGGGAACTGGGTGGTGGCTAGGCTTTGACCTggtcctcttgcatgcaaagcgcGTGCTCTGTCCAGCTCTGTCCAGCCCTCTTCGCCATGTTCCACCCTACCTGTCAACCTCTCTTGCCACCTCCTGCCTTTTCACCTCTCATAGtctccatcctcctcctcttcatcctcctcccccTCTACTCTGGGACCTgccccttccttttccctccccctTAGACGCTCATCTTTTCCGGCTCACCCTCTTCCCATATTTGCTTCTTCCTCCTCCGCTCATTGAtcattctcttttcctctccttccttccacccactcctcattctctctctctctctctctctcctgtctcttcaTCTCCCTTCCCtaccctccctttcctccccgcGGCCCGCAGACTACCAATCCCTGAGAATCGGGGGCCTCACTATCGCCGGGATCCTCTTTATCCTGGGCATCTTCATCATTTTGAGTGAGTACCCCGTAGCCCACCCCATTTCCAGCCGCGCTTCTGCAAATTTTGCGCTCGGGCAGCCACAGGTCTGGGCCCGCCTCGCGGCCCCGCCCCGACACGCCCACCCTCTCACAAGCCACACCCTGTGAGCCCAAGCCACGCCCACACAACAAACCACGCCCCTGTGATTCCAAGCCACGCCCCCACGATCCCTAACCAAGCCCTGAGATTCCAAACCACGCCCTTGAAATACCAAACCACGCCCCTTAAATGACAAGCCACGCCCACACACAACGGCCACGCCCCCTCGTCCCCTCCCCTCTGCGAGCTTCCAGGCTGAAGTCCCTAGGAGCTAGAGCGCCGAGTTGCGCTCGCCTCCGGAGGAATCTcagcccaccctctcctccctctctcttcccccacccgCAGGCCGAAGGTGCCGGTGCAAATTCAACCAGCAGCAGAGGTAAAAGGCCCTTCCCGGCCTCACTCTGAGCCCCGCCCCCGCTCTAGGGGGATGCGGGGAGCGAGGCTGGACGTCCCCCCCAACTCGCAGCTGGGGACCGTTTGAAGCACTTACTACAGCCAAGCCCCAACTCAAGCCCTGGGGACCAAGCGGTGAATTAACGGTCCTCCTAGCCTGGCTGAGCTCCCAACTCGGTGGCAGTGGGTTCCAAGAGTCCCGggggtaggagagagagagagagagagagagagagagagagagagagagagagagagagagagagagagagagagagacagagagacagagacagagacagagagagagacagagagagagagacagagacagagacagagagacagagacagagacagagagagagacagagagagaagacagagacagagagagaagacagagacagagagagacagagagagacagagagaagagagagacagagagagacagagagagaagagagagacagagagacagagagatagagagagacagacacagacagagctGGCAGTGGGTTCCAAGAGCCCAGTGAATGTAAATCActgaaagaggagagagacagagaagagggggaggaagggagagagggagagagagggagagggagagggagaaagggagagggagagggagagagaggagaggagagaggagagagagagaggagagagagagaaggagagagagagagagagagagagagagagagagagagagagagagagagagagagagctctgcGAAATGAGATCACCTCCTCTGGGCGGCCCATTTAGTGGTGGGTTCTCTTGCTGGCTCTTCGATTCATCTTTacataaagacagaaagaaggcCCAGGCAGTACCATCTCCCTCTTGGAACAACAAGAGCTCGATTTAGAAACACTTTTTTAGGGAAGGGGTTAgtggaggccacaccctgtgatgctcaggggttacccctcgctctgcactcaggaatttctcctggtggggtaccatatgggatgctgcgggatGCAGCCCAGGTGAGcggctgtgcaaggcaagagccctactcactgAGCTACCGCTCAGGCACCAAGATCGCATCTTTTTTCAGCTCTTATTATAAATAACAGCTCTTgttcacagggtgtgtcccatgTCCCATGTTTCCTTAAAGTGTTATTTATCCCTCACCTAATAAAAAATCGCTGTAAGGGCCGGCGCTGTTCTCAATCTCCTTTTTAGAGCAGGAAACGGAGGCACAGAGAGGTAAACCCACTTGCCCCCCTGTCCCTCTTGGAGACCCAGATTTTGGGGTTCCGAGCCAGAAGAGCTCCAGGCAAGTCGGGTCTGCCCTCGAATTCCCTTAGCCAGTCCTCCCGAACTGCTCCTCGCCTTTCAGCGCCTCCAGCCGCTCACTTACTTAAACTGCTCCGGGGCGCGGCCAAGAGAGGCTCTGCGCCTTGCGCCCCGTTTCTGGGGCTCCGGCATCCCGCAGTGATGCGAGGTCTGcattggggggtggtggtgggagagTCCCTGGAAGCTCCGTCTCTCTTCCATCCCACCTTCCACCCCTCCTCCTGCTTTTCTTTTCCCAGAACCGGGGAGCCTGATGAAGAAGAGGGAACTTTCCGGAGCTCCATCCGCCGTGAGTTCGGGGAGTGTTTGTGGGGTGGAGGGCTGGCTCCACGAACCCTTTGCCTGCACGAATTGGAAGAAGCTGCATGCTTCGAACACCCCCCGGGATGGATAATCCGCTACCCCTTACCCATCTACCCACCCTCTGAGTGAGCTTAAGGCGCTCTCCTGACCCCCCAAACTCTACACGTCCATCCCCAGGTCTGTCGAGTCGCCGGCGGTAGGAGCACCTGGCGCGCTGCATGCGTGCAGGCAGCCTCGGGGGTCTGCAGCGACACCGTTTGGGGGTGACGGTGCAGGGTTGGAGGGGTCTCTCCCGCCCCTCATCGCTGTCCAGCTCGCAGGATTCGCCCGCACCTGACACGGCCCACCCACGTCTCCGCGCCCCCCGACCCCCTGGCCGCCTCCTGCCCTGCTTTGCAGCCCCCCCGGATTCCCAATAAAACCAGCTCTTCTGTCTCGGTGGCTCCATCAGTCTCTCTGCGagttccggggggggggggctccctcGCCCCGGCAGGAGGCACCCCCACCCTTGGGGAAGGGGCGGGACGTCGGCAGTGGGCGTGTGCGGGATGGGGGTGGCCTGCACGGGGGCGGGCTCTCAAGGCCCCCATTGGCTACGGGCCCCCCCAACCCCAGGACTCTCCCCCCAGTCTCCCCCCTCGACACCAGTCCGTCCGCTTCCAGCTGCTGCGGCCGCGCCTGCACCATCTCAGCATCCAGCCTCCCCCCCTTGCTCCGGCCCAGCATGGCGACCCCGACCCAGGCCCCCACGACGGGTGAGCGTCGCCCGGGGAGAATTTGGGGGGGCTCAGAGGGGGTTAGATCTTAGTGAAGCGCGAGACCCTCTCTCTGGGCAGATTCCAGCGCGTGGAAAGGGGGTGTCCGTGTCATCTATGGACAGAGGCCAGGGGCGGGGAGGTAGGGCACCCCTGGGTGCTTCTCAAGGGGGGGCTCTGGGACACCCCCTCCCGGTGGTGCGGTTCGGGGGTGGAGAGCGGCGGCAGTCCCGGGAGGAAGGATGCGAAGACAGTTACTATGGCAACCGGGTGGCTGGTCCAGCGGTGGTGATGGCAGCAGCTGGAGAGGGGCTTGCAGGATGGGAGGTGGGGCTGCGCAAAAGAGGGTCCTCACGGATTCCCCCCAAGaagcctggggtggggtggggtgagtggGGTGCGGGTATTGCTTCCTGTCCATTTTCCTGTACTGGTTGGTGAGGTCTATTCTCTGAAATCACTGACAGGAAGATTCAGCGGGAAATGGGGGAAACTGGGAAACCCAGTGGGGGAAATAAATGCTAGAGACATGGAGAGAGACGCAAAGATAGGGGGGCTGAAAGTACCTGCAAGACCCAGAGAGACTGAGACAGGACACCCCCCAGCTGCCACCAGGAGAGAACCCAAGATGCAGAAAGCAAGGAGCACAGGAGGGGAGCACCGAGGGAGCTAAAGATGCAatcatggagaaaaaaaaaaaccaaagccacAGACTGATGGAGCAAGGGACCCAGCCCtggagagagagaagtggagagaggaattgagagagagagacacaaggGGGAGACATGGCCCtacagagagaggaaagagacagcagaggggaggaggaaggaggtggCGTGGGGCGGGGCAGCCACTGCAGTGAACCCTGTGGCTGGCAGACTTGTCATCTCGggaccccctcccccttcccagccACCTCCCAGGGCTGTTCTGGTCCAGGAGGCTGACTTGGGCGCCCCCCCCACACCCCCCTGGAGCCTCGCATCGATTTTCATTTCATACCTATTAACCTACTTATACACCCACTTACAGGCTCAGGCAGCCCCCTTTTTTAAGACAGTCCCAGCAGAGGAACAAAGGGGGGGAATATCTAATATGCAAGGTGGAGGAAACTGGGCTGGCAGAGGGCTCCCAAAACTGAGAGCCAGGCTGGGGAGAGAGGAGCCCCTGGCGGTGAAGGAAACCCCACTTCCACTCAAAGCCCTCCTTCCCTGCCCCctttcctggcaggcaggcagacgGGGCGCTGCACTGAGCCATATCTGCAGAATTCAAAgcagggcgggggggggggctgcagaGGCTGGAAGCCACCCTAGGGA
This window of the Suncus etruscus isolate mSunEtr1 chromosome 14, mSunEtr1.pri.cur, whole genome shotgun sequence genome carries:
- the FXYD1 gene encoding phospholemman isoform X1, translating into MASLGHILVLCVGVISLAYAEAPKEHDPFTYDYQSLRIGGLTIAGILFILGIFIILSRRCRCKFNQQQRTGEPDEEEGTFRSSIRRLSSRRR
- the FXYD1 gene encoding phospholemman isoform X2, which produces MASLGHILVLCVGVISLAYAAPKEHDPFTYDYQSLRIGGLTIAGILFILGIFIILSRRCRCKFNQQQRTGEPDEEEGTFRSSIRRLSSRRR